In bacterium, the DNA window TTATACCCTTGAATATGGCATAAGCAGTGTTGAAATACACAGTGACGCAATCAATAAAGGGGAAAGGGTCCTTCTGGTGGATGACCTGCTTGCTACAGGAGGCACAATGAAGGCTTCGACCGAACTTGTCGAGAAACTCGAAGGGGAAATTGTCGCTATATGCTTTTTGATCAACCTTACGTTCCTGAAAGGGCTTGATAAGCTTAAAAAGTATAATACGTATTCCTTGATGGAATTTTAAACCCTGCCAAAGTATTTTCACTTGCAATTTTTATCCATATCGTATATTTTTCTAATCTGATTATTACGCCCCCGTAGCCCGCCACACAGCATTGGCGGGCAAGCTCAGGGGATATTCGGCGGGGGTGTTGGAGAGATGTTTAATAAATGTATTGGGATTTATTTTTAGTGGGAAGACATAGAAAGTAGATTTGGATAACAGCGCCCCCGTAGCTCAGGGGATAGAGCACCGGTTTCCTAAACCGGGTGTCGGACGTTCGATTCGTCTCGGGGGTGCCAGTTCCGCCATCGGCGGGGTAATCTCTCTCTCTCTCTCCGGAATTGACACAGCTCTTCGCGCAAAGTATACTTTAAGGCTAATATATGAGATTATGGTCAATTCACCCGAAATATCTGGATACCAGGGGGCTTGTTGCCTTATGGAGAGAAGCGCTTCTGGCGAAATCCGTCCTGCAGAATAAAACCAGGGGTTATAAATATCATCCCCAACTGCTGAGATTTAAAAGGCAGTCCTCACCCATGAATGCCGTCAATAATTATTTAAAAGGCGTATGGGAAGAATCAAATAAGAGAAATTTTAAATTCAATGCGCAAAAAATAGGGTCGGTAAGATCGTCAGGCAAAATAAGTGTTTCTACAGGCCAGGTGCAATTTGAGGTTATTCATTTATTGAAAAAATTAAAAGAAAGAGATAAGGTTAAATATAATATATTGAGAAACCGGGCAAAAATAGAAACCCATCCTTTATTCAGAAAAACTGCCGGTAGGATAGAGGATTGGGAGAAGATATAGGATAAAAATAAAATAGGCTCATATACCTGTCTTCTGAAATAGCAAGAAGCGGAAGAACTGACATGAAAAAACTGATACCCGTTATTTTATTATGCATATATATCGCGGTATTTATTATCTGTGCGGTTTCCCCGTACGACCGTTCTGTATGGTGGGCTGAAAATATTCCGATTATGATGCTTGTTACCGCTATTGTAATTGCCTACAAGTTCTTCAAATTTTCGACGTTAAGCTGTGTGCTTATGTCATTTCTGGTAATACTCCACACAATAGGGGGTTATTATACTTTCAGCAGGGTGCCGTTTGATTTTATTAATAATATTTTCGGATGCGCGCGCAATAATTACGACCGTGTCTCTCATTTTACGGTAGGTTTTTTCGCTTATCCCGTCGCGGAAGTCATTTTTTTCAGGAAACTTACCCATAATAAGTTTATCCTGATTCTATTCCCGATATTCGCCATTTTTGCTGTGGCGTCCATTTACGAAATATTCGAATGGCTGTATGCTGTCTGCGCAGATGAATCTGCGGGCCTTGCCGTGCTGGGTTCACAGGGTGACGTATGGGACGCTCAAAAAGATATGCTTTCCGACGCCCTGGGCGCCGTTTTTGCCATGAGTATTTTCTGTTTTGTCCATTGGAAGAATCTATCTTGCCGCGGGATGACGGAAATGAAAAGCTAAAATGTTTGAACTATGCCTGCCCATGGCTCTCAGAAATAAAGAAAAATCCTGCAAATAAATGTTTGATGTAGGCAATCATTAATTAATCGGTTTCTTGTATGACAGATGTAATCTTATCATGCATATTTTCGATTTTCCATTTGTTAAACATCGCGCCCATCTCAGTTTTATCTGTCGGCGAATCGATAAACTTGCCCTCCTCGGAATATATGAACGTCAGCCATGGATTATTGTCCTCGAATAATTTCTGCGGGTTTTTTATATCATACAGGAAGTGATGGATTCCGCCCCTGTCGAAAACAAGGTATTTACCCCCGACAACTTTGATGGTGGGATTGTAAACATCGAAATTTGCGGAAGATACATTCCATGTGAGCAGATTGTCCTTGAAATGCATATGTTTCCGGTCTTTTGCTTCAAGAAATCCGGCAGGTATTTCAATCGGCGTGTTTTCTGACTGTCCTTCAAAACGGAATACATACCATATGAGCCGTTTTGTGTCGGAATAGTCTCCGAAAAGAGCGAATGAACAATTATTTTCGGGGGAATCAACGTTATGTATGAATGTCAGCAGGTTGTCCGGATTTGAGAACCGTTCTTTTATCACAAACCTGAGGTAAAGCGTGTAAAACGCAACTGCTGTTGCAAGCAGGGCGAAAAATATGAATAAGATTTTTTTGTAATTCATAAATTAATTCCCATAAGAATAGTATTATTGCTTATTTAAAAAAAGATGTAAATATGATAATAATATAAAAAATCAATATATACGGCGGTAACTATGGATATAGGGAAGGTGCTGGACGCCAGCGAAGACAGGGTGATTATATCTGCCGCTTCGCTGAATTATATAATTTATTCTTTTATAGTTTTGATGGCGGTCAACGTCGCTTATATATACTTTGCCAGTTTCTCGAGTTTTATAAATTATATATTTATAATACTGCTTATAAACATGCTTCTGATATTTATACCCGCTCTTTTCAGGAAGAAAGTTTATTTTGATAACCGCGCGGAAAAACTGTTTTTGAAAAGGTATTTTGGATTTTTGTGCATTCAGGATAGGGCTATCCCTTATAAGGACATAGGTTATCTCGCCACCGATTTCATAGATATGGACCTGTCGGATAAAAGTACGACCGGGGATGTAAATGTCCTTTATCTTGCCCTTAAAAACGGGAAAATGA includes these proteins:
- a CDS encoding pyrimidine dimer DNA glycosylase/endonuclease V, producing MRLWSIHPKYLDTRGLVALWREALLAKSVLQNKTRGYKYHPQLLRFKRQSSPMNAVNNYLKGVWEESNKRNFKFNAQKIGSVRSSGKISVSTGQVQFEVIHLLKKLKERDKVKYNILRNRAKIETHPLFRKTAGRIEDWEKI
- a CDS encoding DUF2238 domain-containing protein yields the protein MKKLIPVILLCIYIAVFIICAVSPYDRSVWWAENIPIMMLVTAIVIAYKFFKFSTLSCVLMSFLVILHTIGGYYTFSRVPFDFINNIFGCARNNYDRVSHFTVGFFAYPVAEVIFFRKLTHNKFILILFPIFAIFAVASIYEIFEWLYAVCADESAGLAVLGSQGDVWDAQKDMLSDALGAVFAMSIFCFVHWKNLSCRGMTEMKS